ATGTGGTTGATCTCCAGCACGCCCGAATTGGCGTAGACCCGGTGGAACTGGGCATACGACTTCGGATTGACGATCACCGCGTACGGGCCGTAGAACCCGGCGGACAGCAGCCTTGCGGTGCCGTCCACGACGTCCTGGAAGCCGTTGCCGGGCTGCGACCAGTCGCGGGCGGTCATGCCGATGCGCCCCGAGGCGTTTGCCAGGCCCTCGTAGCCGCACTCGGCGTCGCCGTTGAAGATCATGTGGTCTTCCCGCTGAGCCACGAACGACGAGGCGGCGGCGGCCGCCGAGACATCCAGCGGCATGCCCATCTGCCGCGAGGTCTCGATGTCGCGCCAGTAGATCATGAAATCCTTGTAGATCAGGGGGATGTTCTCGTGGACGCGCTTGTCGGCACGCACGACGCTGGTCTCGGTCTCGCCGAAGACGGCCAGTTGCGCCGGGCCCGTGCCGCTGAAGACGTCGTAGTCCACGTCCTGAATGCCCACGCCCATCGGCCCGAAGACATGCAGGAAGCGCCGGCCGACGAGCATCCGCTTCGCGACGTTCACCACGGTCTCGTCTATGTGCTGCCAGTCCTGGTCGGAGAGCGGCGACTCCTCGCGGTTCAGGAACGACTTTTCCATGTATGGCGCCTCCATCGGAACGCCGGCTGCCATCCGGGCAACGGCGCAATAGCCGGATTCGAGTGCCGGCGTGACCAATCCATGTGTAGCAGGGAGACGCATATTACCACTTCCCACCTTTCGGCTTAGAATTGACCCCAGCCATGTCGGATACCGCCTTCTACATAGTCGGAGTTCTCGAAGCCGCGCTGATCGTGGCGATGCTCTGGGCGCTCGCCCGGTACGACCGCGATCATCCCG
Above is a genomic segment from Candidatus Tanganyikabacteria bacterium containing:
- a CDS encoding bacteriocin family protein, encoding MAAGVPMEAPYMEKSFLNREESPLSDQDWQHIDETVVNVAKRMLVGRRFLHVFGPMGVGIQDVDYDVFSGTGPAQLAVFGETETSVVRADKRVHENIPLIYKDFMIYWRDIETSRQMGMPLDVSAAAAASSFVAQREDHMIFNGDAECGYEGLANASGRIGMTARDWSQPGNGFQDVVDGTARLLSAGFYGPYAVIVNPKSYAQFHRVYANSGVLEINHIREIASSGVFQTPALGDVPGLVVSCGIQNFDVAIGQDLVTAYLGPENMNHPFRVFESLVLRIKRPGAICTFEAGRPAAKRAS